The Brachyhypopomus gauderio isolate BG-103 chromosome 2, BGAUD_0.2, whole genome shotgun sequence genome contains a region encoding:
- the LOC143497250 gene encoding uncharacterized protein LOC143497250, protein MSDISVNDHLEGILSDFEALKRSFDIDDVDEMPTFSPATSVTSPMGPSSVLSKAGEVRSPGHHVASTYRSRISLSSSPAQSPAIKSRMVSSLSFNRGTMGKPTVNLNSGINRAASFQNKFNPNGFGSSSGLGSDNDSLHSSSSSLEYQASSKASSYTSPPQSPMGVGEFKAQRLGSPALKKFSSHGNVFHSELESPLVIPTEPVGISHGSMPSLDLQMAESGGARQVTSPGPRFPSAAVSWNAHRLLNISPTGKEPSVNHQSPKAKEPARLNKFPLDLDNLVVKPQTEETVEPRPPLRLQPVSTSPTLSAGPSASVSRLDNPDLPAVHNHTAERREPVVVPPGAIPVPTISESPVSLSPAQTPCLNLPRQPQAVHVAPAVTSPSAQVVGAAAQDEPQAKETVGSILQRIASFSRVETKVQGPGLSPFAPLSNGIKRDGPSVQHEELTQSEGACAPAHPGAWCGSVEIMNSDLRTRGKHRLSDTRESTENTGSCF, encoded by the exons ATGTCAGATATTTCTGTGAATGACCATCTTGAGGGGATATTGTCAGATTTTGAGG CACTGAAGAGGTCCTTCGATATCGATGATGTGGATGAAATGCCCACGTTCTCACCAGCCACCTCTGTCACATCTCCCATGGGGCCGAGCTCCGTCCTCAGCAAGGCTGGTGAGGTGCGGAGTCCAGGCCACCATGTGGCCTCCACGTACCGCTCACGGATCAGCCTCAGCTCCAGCCCTGCCCAGAGTCCTGCCATAAAGAGCAGGATGGTCTCCAGTCTGTCCTTCAACCGGGGAACCATGGGGAAGCCCACTGTCAACTTGAATTCAGGGATCAACCGTGCCGCCTCCTTCCAGAACAAGTTCAACCCCAATGGCTTTGGGTCTTCGTCGGGGCTTGGCAGTGACAATGACAGTCTTCACAGCTCCTCTTCCAGCTTGGAGTACCAGGCCTCATCCAAAGCAAGTTCCTACACAAGCCCTCCACAGAGCCCTATGGGAGTGGGCGAGTTTAAGGCTCAGCGCTtgggcagccctgccttaaagaAGTTCTCCTCCCATGGGAACGTGTTTCACTCCGAGCTGGAGAGTCCGCTGGTGATCCCCACAGAGCCAGTAGGCATCAGCCATGGCTCCATGCCTTCACTGGACCTCCAGATGGCCGAGAGTGGAGGAGCCAGGCAAGTGACATCACCGGGGCCAAGATTCCCCAGCGCTGCAGTTTCATGGAATGCACATCGTCTCCTGAACATCAGCCCCACTGGAAAGGAGCCGTCCGTTAACCACCAATCCCCTAAAGCCAAGGAACCTGCTCGGCTCAACAAGTTCCCTCTCGACCTTGACAACCTCGTCGTCAAACCGCAGACGGAGGAGACCGTGGAGCCGAGACCTCCGCTACGACTTCAGCCCGTGTCCACCAGCCCCACTCTATCAGCCGGCCCTTCTGCTTCTGTCAGCAGATTAGACAACCCCGACCTCCCCGCTGTCCACAACCACACCGCAGAGAGACGAGAGCCTGTCGTCGTCCCTCCGGGGGCCATCCCTGTGCCCACTATCAGCGAGTCCCCTGTCTCGCTGTCCCCAGCCCAGACCCCCTGTCTCAACCTGCCGCGTCAGCCCCAGGCGGTCCACGTTGCTCCCGCTGTGACCTCACCGTCAGCGCAGGTCGTCGGCGCCGCTGCTCAGGACGAGCCTCAGGCCAAAGAGACAGTGGGCTCCATCCTCCAGAGGATTGCCTCCTTCTCCAGGGTGGAGACCAAGGTGCAGGGACCTGGCCTGAGCCCCTTCGCCCCGCTGAGCAACGGTATCAAGAGGGACGGCCCGTCAGTACAGCACGAGGAGCTCACCCAGTCGGAAG GTGCGTGTGCCCCCGCCCACCCCGGTGCGTGGTGTGGATCAGTGGAAATCATGAACTCCG ATCTGCGCACACGCGGCAAACACAGACTTTCCGACACAAGGGAGTCGACGGAAAACACGGGCTCGTGTTTTTGA